Proteins from a genomic interval of Undibacterium parvum:
- a CDS encoding acetyl-CoA C-acyltransferase family protein has protein sequence MSKDVVVLSAVRSAIGAFGGSLSTMEPAELAGIVMKEAIARSGVDAALIGNAIVGTCIPTDARYAYVSRVASIQAGLPMDSVAMQVSRLCSSGLQGIVTAAQNIMLGDFDYGIGGGVEVMSRGSYMMPALRSGARMGDAKAIDMMVAVLTDPFGVGHMGITAENLATKWDISREEQDAFAVESQRRAAVAIAEGRFKSQIVPIVQQTRKGEVVFEVDEHGKANTTMESLAKMKPAFKKDGTVTAGNASGINDGAAFFVLAAADVAAKAGQKPMARIVSYAVSGVPNEIMGEGPIPATKLALKKAGLSLDQIDVIEANEAFAAQAIAVNKALGLDPAKTNPNGGAIALGHPVGCSGAFIATKAIYELHRTGGKYALATMCIGGGQGIAVIFERL, from the coding sequence ATGAGTAAAGATGTCGTCGTTCTGAGCGCAGTGCGCTCCGCTATTGGTGCTTTCGGTGGATCGCTGTCGACGATGGAGCCAGCCGAGTTGGCCGGTATCGTGATGAAAGAAGCGATTGCACGCTCAGGTGTGGATGCCGCCTTGATCGGTAACGCCATCGTCGGTACCTGCATTCCTACCGATGCGCGCTATGCCTATGTCTCGCGCGTGGCCTCTATTCAGGCTGGTTTGCCTATGGATTCGGTGGCGATGCAAGTGAGCCGTCTGTGTTCTTCTGGCCTGCAGGGTATCGTGACTGCGGCGCAAAACATCATGCTCGGTGATTTTGATTATGGTATCGGTGGCGGCGTTGAAGTGATGTCGCGCGGCTCTTACATGATGCCAGCCTTGCGTTCAGGCGCACGCATGGGCGACGCCAAGGCGATCGATATGATGGTGGCGGTCTTGACCGATCCGTTTGGCGTTGGCCACATGGGTATCACGGCAGAAAACCTGGCTACCAAGTGGGACATCTCACGCGAAGAGCAAGATGCTTTCGCAGTTGAATCACAACGCCGTGCTGCAGTGGCGATTGCCGAAGGACGCTTCAAGTCGCAAATCGTGCCTATCGTGCAGCAGACCCGCAAAGGTGAAGTGGTGTTTGAAGTCGATGAACATGGCAAAGCCAATACCACGATGGAGTCTTTGGCCAAGATGAAACCGGCCTTTAAAAAGGACGGTACCGTCACCGCCGGGAATGCCTCAGGCATTAACGATGGCGCGGCTTTCTTTGTGTTGGCAGCAGCCGATGTGGCAGCTAAGGCTGGCCAAAAACCGATGGCGAGAATCGTTTCCTACGCGGTCTCTGGTGTACCGAATGAGATCATGGGTGAAGGCCCGATTCCAGCCACCAAACTGGCACTCAAAAAAGCGGGCCTGAGCCTCGATCAGATCGACGTGATCGAAGCCAATGAAGCCTTTGCCGCGCAAGCGATTGCAGTGAACAAGGCGCTGGGCTTAGATCCGGCCAAGACCAATCCAAATGGTGGCGCGATTGCCTTGGGCCATCCAGTCGGCTGTTCTGGCGCTTTCATTGCGACTAAGGCGATCTATGAATTGCATCGCACCGGCGGCAAGTATGCCTTAGCGACTATGTGCATAGGTGGTGGTCAGGGTATCGCGGTTATTTTTGAACGTCTGTAA
- a CDS encoding branched-chain amino acid transporter permease translates to MNDANYVLGVIAAMGLVTFALRALPFVAARWLNKHPVVQRLGQFLPLAIMTLLLVHSATGSALEHAGLPWPELLAISVTALLQWRSKNALLSILVGTCLYVLIRNLGLL, encoded by the coding sequence ATGAACGATGCAAACTATGTTTTGGGCGTGATTGCCGCCATGGGATTAGTCACCTTCGCGCTACGTGCCCTACCTTTTGTGGCGGCGCGCTGGTTGAATAAACATCCTGTGGTGCAGCGTTTGGGGCAGTTTTTGCCGCTTGCCATCATGACGCTGTTGCTGGTCCATTCAGCCACCGGATCGGCACTCGAGCACGCGGGTCTGCCTTGGCCGGAACTACTTGCCATTAGCGTGACAGCACTGCTGCAATGGCGTAGTAAGAATGCGCTCTTGAGCATCCTGGTCGGCACCTGCCTGTATGTGCTGATCCGAAATCTAGGGCTACTCTGA
- a CDS encoding AzlC family ABC transporter permease, with amino-acid sequence MNPHPLSTSAQGQNNFSVLTLTTPVAMGYIPLGMVFGFLFVQAGAAWWLAVLTSLFVYAGAAQYMMIPMLAAGLPLATIALATLIVNLRHMFYGLSLLNKLPQKKLLRWYMIFALTDETYSVLTTLPVGTSDRQMALLALLNQSWWVLGTLLGALIGAQAQITLAGLDFVLAALFAVLTVEQWRSKQSPAPLWVALAAYAVAYLLAPKHALVISIALSIVAGLFWRAPRPAAAAAATNVQEPKQ; translated from the coding sequence ATGAATCCGCATCCGCTTTCTACTTCCGCGCAGGGCCAGAACAATTTCTCGGTATTGACGCTGACCACACCGGTGGCGATGGGTTATATTCCGCTCGGCATGGTGTTTGGATTTTTATTTGTGCAGGCCGGTGCCGCCTGGTGGCTGGCCGTGCTGACTAGCCTATTCGTGTATGCCGGGGCCGCCCAGTACATGATGATACCTATGCTGGCGGCAGGCTTGCCACTGGCGACCATCGCGCTGGCGACCCTGATCGTGAATCTGAGACATATGTTTTATGGTCTGTCTTTACTGAATAAATTGCCGCAGAAAAAACTCTTGCGCTGGTATATGATTTTTGCCCTGACTGATGAAACCTATTCAGTCCTGACCACTTTACCGGTCGGCACCAGCGACAGGCAGATGGCGCTGCTGGCACTGCTGAATCAATCCTGGTGGGTCTTGGGTACGCTATTAGGCGCGCTCATAGGTGCGCAGGCGCAGATCACTTTGGCGGGTCTCGATTTTGTATTGGCGGCTTTGTTTGCGGTACTCACGGTAGAACAATGGCGCAGCAAGCAGAGCCCGGCGCCCTTGTGGGTGGCGCTGGCGGCCTACGCCGTGGCATATCTGCTGGCGCCCAAACATGCGCTGGTTATTTCCATCGCATTGAGCATCGTAGCTGGCCTATTCTGGCGCGCACCCCGGCCTGCCGCAGCTGCCGCAGCCACCAACGTGCAGGAGCCTAAGCAATGA
- a CDS encoding MarR family winged helix-turn-helix transcriptional regulator, which translates to MKKSNPPKTLSSPHGTQAWLSTIRAYNLCEASLSARLALQGLRVGDLEVLATLATTPGISQMELAARCFITKSAVSMLLAQMEAEGLVSRAIDDVDTRTKRLLLTASGKQLAALAMQTQAEVVEVMVEGVSDSEIAIIDRVMRQVSERLENLIAADKKIALLKAKI; encoded by the coding sequence ATGAAAAAATCAAATCCCCCCAAAACGCTGTCATCACCGCATGGCACACAAGCCTGGCTGTCCACCATCCGCGCCTATAATTTATGTGAAGCCAGTCTCAGTGCACGCTTGGCACTACAAGGCTTGCGGGTAGGCGATCTGGAAGTGCTGGCAACGCTGGCGACCACACCGGGCATCAGTCAGATGGAACTCGCGGCACGCTGCTTTATCACTAAGAGTGCGGTTTCTATGTTGCTCGCGCAGATGGAGGCCGAAGGTCTGGTCAGCCGCGCGATCGACGATGTAGACACCAGGACTAAGCGACTGCTACTCACAGCCTCAGGTAAACAACTAGCGGCGCTCGCAATGCAAACGCAAGCCGAAGTGGTGGAGGTGATGGTGGAGGGGGTGTCCGACAGCGAGATCGCCATCATAGACAGAGTCATGCGTCAGGTCAGTGAACGTCTGGAAAATCTGATCGCCGCAGATAAAAAAATCGCCCTCTTGAAAGCTAAAATTTAA
- a CDS encoding molybdopterin-dependent oxidoreductase → MKSAAKPLPPGQFVLGSFPRFGLLAYAKRWPRLTQIAAIRVYGDGLSPFLLEDDLNALVRVEQCSDFHCVTSWSQTDLAWSGWRLSEFYQKLVLPKLDSQRQTQFVVMHGADGYRSILPLADLLAADVLLADRLQGEPLGIEHGAPLRLVAPAHYGYKSVKHIQGLEFLDSALAFRPVGYRFMAHPRARVHAEERGVGLPGRVFRWLYRPFIGFVIGRFAQASTLQLQQQNIDK, encoded by the coding sequence ATGAAGTCAGCCGCAAAGCCTTTACCACCCGGCCAATTTGTATTGGGATCTTTTCCGCGTTTTGGTTTACTAGCTTACGCTAAACGCTGGCCGCGCTTGACACAGATCGCTGCCATACGCGTGTACGGTGATGGTCTGTCGCCCTTCTTACTGGAGGATGACTTAAACGCCTTAGTGCGGGTAGAGCAGTGTTCGGATTTCCACTGTGTGACCAGCTGGTCGCAAACCGATTTGGCATGGAGTGGTTGGCGCCTCTCTGAGTTTTACCAAAAGCTGGTGTTGCCTAAATTGGACTCACAGCGCCAGACTCAATTTGTGGTGATGCATGGCGCGGATGGCTATCGCTCTATCTTGCCTTTGGCGGATCTACTGGCCGCCGATGTTTTACTGGCAGATCGTTTGCAAGGTGAACCCTTAGGGATAGAGCATGGTGCGCCGTTAAGGCTAGTCGCACCTGCGCATTATGGCTACAAAAGCGTGAAGCATATTCAAGGCTTAGAGTTTCTCGATAGCGCGCTGGCGTTTCGGCCAGTAGGCTATCGTTTTATGGCGCATCCCAGAGCCAGGGTACACGCCGAAGAGCGTGGCGTGGGTTTGCCGGGCAGAGTATTTAGATGGCTGTACCGCCCCTTTATTGGCTTTGTGATTGGCCGGTTTGCGCAGGCCAGTACTCTGCAACTGCAACAACAAAACATCGACAAATAA
- a CDS encoding acyl-CoA thioesterase: protein MNLIFRLLYVLIASFFRPRLAIGPSTSTLALLTFPNDLDLNMHVNNGRYLTLCDLSRVDMFIRSGLAKVMWQRGWMPMVSEHTMTYRKPLAAFTRFQATMELTHWDEKFFFMTHRFSIGDKLIAEGTSKGVLRGKNGVIAPQEVIAAVLASRAAEMAEGQSS from the coding sequence ATGAATCTTATCTTTAGACTCTTATACGTATTGATCGCATCATTTTTTCGTCCAAGATTGGCGATCGGTCCCTCCACCAGTACGCTGGCACTATTGACCTTTCCGAATGATCTTGATTTGAATATGCATGTGAATAATGGGCGTTACCTGACGCTATGCGACTTAAGCCGGGTCGACATGTTTATCCGTAGCGGTTTGGCCAAGGTCATGTGGCAGCGCGGCTGGATGCCTATGGTGAGTGAACATACGATGACTTACCGCAAGCCTTTAGCTGCCTTCACACGCTTTCAGGCGACCATGGAATTAACCCATTGGGATGAAAAATTTTTCTTCATGACACATCGTTTTTCTATCGGCGACAAACTGATCGCCGAGGGCACTTCCAAAGGCGTACTCAGAGGGAAAAACGGTGTGATCGCGCCGCAGGAAGTGATCGCAGCAGTACTCGCTTCACGTGCGGCTGAAATGGCTGAGGGCCAGTCAAGCTAA
- a CDS encoding PAS-domain containing protein → MLGNTDVSKEALYRAMVELALDALLVLEGAVFVDCNSSAEKLFGVSRTQLLASTPLDFSAPQQIDGRDSKIAANEYIALAMQGQTQRFEWLSRKADGSLFISEVGISRLNDDGTAETRRVILVVRDISERKRIENTTRIQSEQLQILLDNFPGGVSLLDDNLRIVAWNNALLHMLDLPAELFSAGPPLIQDVFIANIARGEYTEFGGQTEAETLAILMAVVQRMQPYLYERTRQDGTVIEVRGAPIAGGGFVTICTDVTAKRKIEKEYQRQSVFLKAVLANMPQGLSVFDEELRLQVWNQGFLDVLNYESSAIYRGVPFRDLLAIMAQRGEYGEGDMQQQVESRLALAMQFQAHQFERTRPNGHTHLVQGKPIDEDGKIKGFVTTYTDITNQKQVEMALSAANLQLEKNVADKTTELRHIQDDLIKSEKLAALGSLVAGVAHELNTPIGNSLLTSSTLKEKSLTFGRLVNDGLVRKSDLVNFVDDAEQASILIERGLRSAAELISSFKQVAVDQASSKRRVFQLEKVCKDVIATMGSKIRQAGIRVELNIPMQIELDSYPGSIDQIICNLVDNALLHGLHGQANGKISIAANMTEAGLVAISVSDNGAGIAAENLLRIFDPFFTTKLGRGGTGLGLNIVYNIVTKLLGGKITVHSEAGKGVNFTFTLPVIAPATDAT, encoded by the coding sequence ATGCTCGGCAATACCGACGTCTCTAAAGAAGCACTGTATCGCGCCATGGTGGAGTTGGCGCTCGATGCGCTGCTGGTATTGGAAGGCGCGGTCTTTGTGGACTGTAATTCTAGTGCTGAAAAATTATTTGGCGTCAGCCGCACGCAATTACTGGCCAGTACGCCTCTCGATTTTTCTGCCCCCCAACAGATAGATGGGCGAGACTCAAAAATTGCGGCAAATGAATACATCGCACTGGCGATGCAAGGCCAGACACAGCGGTTTGAATGGCTATCCCGCAAAGCCGACGGCAGTCTATTTATCTCTGAGGTCGGCATCAGTCGCCTCAATGATGATGGCACCGCGGAAACCCGCCGAGTGATACTGGTGGTGCGCGACATCTCCGAGCGTAAACGCATAGAAAACACAACTCGCATACAGAGTGAGCAATTGCAAATTTTGCTGGATAATTTTCCTGGCGGAGTGTCTTTGCTGGATGATAATTTGCGTATCGTCGCCTGGAATAATGCCTTACTCCACATGTTAGATTTACCGGCTGAATTGTTTAGCGCCGGACCGCCGCTAATTCAAGACGTCTTCATAGCCAACATCGCGCGCGGAGAATATACCGAATTCGGCGGCCAAACAGAAGCAGAAACTCTGGCGATTTTGATGGCAGTGGTACAGCGCATGCAGCCCTATCTTTACGAAAGGACCCGCCAGGATGGCACAGTTATCGAGGTACGCGGTGCGCCAATTGCCGGCGGCGGCTTTGTCACTATCTGTACCGATGTCACAGCCAAACGAAAAATAGAAAAAGAATATCAGCGACAATCGGTTTTTTTAAAGGCGGTATTGGCCAATATGCCGCAAGGCTTAAGCGTGTTCGACGAAGAGTTGCGGCTGCAAGTGTGGAACCAGGGCTTTCTCGATGTCTTGAATTATGAATCCTCAGCTATCTATCGCGGCGTTCCCTTCCGTGATCTGCTCGCCATTATGGCGCAACGCGGTGAATACGGCGAAGGAGACATGCAGCAGCAAGTAGAGAGCCGTCTGGCCTTAGCGATGCAGTTTCAAGCACATCAGTTCGAACGTACGCGCCCCAATGGACATACTCATTTAGTGCAGGGAAAACCTATTGATGAAGATGGCAAGATCAAGGGCTTCGTCACCACTTATACCGATATTACCAATCAAAAACAGGTAGAAATGGCGCTCTCTGCGGCGAATCTACAATTAGAAAAAAATGTCGCTGATAAGACCACCGAGTTACGCCATATTCAAGATGATTTAATCAAGAGTGAAAAGCTAGCGGCACTCGGCTCTTTAGTGGCAGGGGTGGCGCATGAACTCAATACACCGATAGGCAATAGCCTGCTAACTTCATCAACATTAAAGGAAAAAAGCCTGACCTTCGGCCGTTTAGTGAACGATGGCCTGGTCCGCAAATCAGATCTGGTCAACTTCGTTGACGACGCCGAGCAGGCAAGCATATTGATAGAGCGTGGCCTGCGCAGCGCCGCTGAGTTGATCAGTAGTTTCAAACAGGTAGCGGTAGATCAGGCCAGTTCTAAGCGGCGCGTATTTCAATTGGAAAAGGTATGCAAGGATGTGATCGCGACCATGGGATCGAAAATCCGCCAGGCCGGTATTCGGGTAGAACTCAACATTCCCATGCAGATAGAACTCGATAGCTACCCGGGGAGCATCGATCAAATCATTTGCAATTTAGTCGACAATGCCCTATTGCACGGACTGCATGGACAAGCCAACGGCAAGATCAGCATTGCGGCGAATATGACTGAGGCAGGCTTGGTGGCTATCAGTGTCAGCGACAATGGAGCAGGTATAGCAGCGGAAAATCTGCTACGTATTTTCGACCCATTTTTTACTACCAAACTAGGTCGTGGCGGCACCGGCTTGGGTCTGAACATCGTCTACAACATCGTCACCAAGCTACTAGGTGGGAAAATTACTGTGCACAGCGAAGCTGGCAAAGGAGTAAATTTTACTTTCACCTTACCAGTCATAGCCCCTGCTACAGACGCTACTTAG
- a CDS encoding voltage-gated chloride channel family protein yields MKNSTRTELFNLFFYLARWLFLASLIAVLAGSASAFFLFSLDWATNTRTAHRQLIWLLPIAGFVVGWLYLRFGTQVEAGNNLLIDEIHDPKKVIPLRMAPLVLGGTVISHLFGASVGREGTAVQMGAALADQLTHIFKLKHEDRRIILMAGISAGFASVFGTPLAGAIFGLEVLAIGRMRYDALLPCMVAAIVAEQIGQLLGVQHTHYAIPLVPHLTAWAMTATLIAGAIFGLTGRVFAEATHALSAWMKKRISYAPLRPCLGGIVIAGAVWLLGADRYIGLGIPTIVEAFQQPLAGYDFLGKLVFTVLSLGSGFKGGEVTPLFFIGATLGNVLAPLLHLPFPLLAGIGFVAVFSGAANTPIASTLMAMELFGAEVGMFAAIACIVSYLFSGHTGIYRSQRIGHAKHSDAPEGVKLSELDAYRKEPPQNTLR; encoded by the coding sequence ATGAAAAATTCTACTCGCACTGAGTTATTCAATTTATTTTTTTACTTGGCGCGATGGCTTTTTCTGGCGAGCCTGATTGCCGTTCTGGCCGGCTCTGCCTCGGCTTTTTTCCTGTTTAGCCTGGATTGGGCGACCAATACCAGAACTGCGCATAGACAATTGATCTGGCTGCTACCGATAGCTGGTTTTGTGGTGGGTTGGCTCTATCTGCGTTTTGGCACGCAAGTAGAAGCAGGGAATAATCTGCTCATAGACGAAATTCATGATCCCAAAAAAGTGATCCCACTACGTATGGCACCGCTGGTATTGGGTGGTACCGTTATTTCTCATTTATTTGGCGCGTCGGTCGGGCGTGAAGGCACTGCGGTACAAATGGGGGCGGCGCTGGCCGACCAACTTACCCATATCTTCAAATTAAAACATGAAGATAGACGGATTATTTTGATGGCAGGGATCAGTGCCGGATTTGCCTCGGTATTTGGCACCCCCTTGGCTGGCGCGATATTTGGGCTGGAAGTGTTGGCGATAGGACGCATGCGCTACGATGCCTTGCTGCCGTGTATGGTGGCGGCCATCGTCGCTGAACAAATTGGCCAGTTGCTGGGGGTGCAGCACACCCATTATGCGATACCGCTGGTGCCCCATCTAACGGCGTGGGCAATGACCGCCACGCTGATCGCCGGCGCCATCTTTGGTCTTACTGGCAGGGTATTTGCCGAGGCGACCCATGCGCTCAGCGCCTGGATGAAAAAACGTATCAGTTACGCGCCGCTACGCCCTTGTCTGGGCGGTATAGTGATCGCCGGCGCGGTATGGCTGCTGGGTGCGGATCGCTATATTGGTCTCGGGATTCCGACTATCGTCGAGGCCTTTCAGCAACCACTGGCGGGCTATGATTTTCTGGGCAAGCTAGTGTTTACCGTGCTGTCCTTAGGCTCGGGCTTCAAAGGGGGTGAGGTAACACCCTTGTTCTTCATCGGTGCGACTCTGGGCAATGTGTTGGCACCTTTACTCCATCTGCCATTCCCTTTACTTGCGGGCATAGGCTTCGTCGCGGTTTTCTCCGGCGCAGCGAATACGCCTATCGCCTCGACGCTGATGGCGATGGAATTATTCGGTGCGGAGGTCGGCATGTTTGCAGCGATAGCCTGCATCGTGAGCTACCTGTTTTCCGGGCATACCGGCATCTACCGATCACAACGCATCGGCCATGCCAAGCACAGCGATGCGCCCGAGGGCGTTAAACTGAGCGAGCTTGACGCCTATCGTAAAGAGCCGCCACAAAATACCTTGCGGTAA